In Carassius carassius chromosome 46, fCarCar2.1, whole genome shotgun sequence, the following proteins share a genomic window:
- the LOC132129501 gene encoding XK-related protein 7-like: MAAKSDGTAVSLQNDIQPTCLPEPEKRSPQWRRVEKEYSLLDCCWTLWALLVFFSDGASDLWLAADYYLRRDYWWFALTLVFIIIPSVVVQVLSFRWFAYDYLDSNGSGTAAAAMVAASNAESHFSTKDSDQRGAGRSAAVTGTRSNAESCCRACVWLFQSVVHVFQLAQVWRYVHALYLGVQSRWHGDREHKHFYWRTMFEKADISMLRLLETFLKSAPQLVLQLSIMVQTSQVLPLQGLSASASLVSLGWMMASYQKALRDSRDDKLPMSYKAVVVHMLWHLFTVGARAMAFALFVSIFQLYFGIFIVAHWCAMTFWIIQGETDFCMSKWEEIIYNMMVGIVYIFCWFSVREGPTRCRLLLYSLIILGENVALTAVWYIYRSPLTSDFYAVVVVCVVACSYALGTFFMFVFYCLLHPDGPVSGAYLGCCDVQMGAVSDPCVSSPTSAPPPLDVVSSPPRTLQRTKGGESVPGGDVGEVFKMRTLKASRTAAPRLTPRTEGPVIRIDLPRKQYPAWDAHFIDRRLRKTILVLEAAAPVTPRIQYRCLGTPKEVMEYETTV; this comes from the exons ATGGCCGCGAAATCAGACGGTACAGCCGTTTCTTTACAGAATGATATTCAGCCGACGTGTCTCCCCGAGCCGGAGAAGCGCTCGCCCCAGTGGCGTCGCGTCGAGAAGGAGTATTCGCTCCTGGACTGCTGCTGGACCCTCTGGGCCCTCTTGGTCTTTTTCTCGGACGGGGCTTCAGACCTGTGGCTGGCTGCCGACTACTATCTCAGGCGGGACTACTGGTGGTTCGCTCTGACACTCGTTTTTATCATCATTCCTTCTGTTGTGGTGCAGGTGCTTAGCTTCCGATGGTTCGCGTACGATTACTTGGACTCGAACGGGAGCGGCACGGCTGCGGCTGCTATGGTAGCGGCGTCCAATGCGGAGAGCCACTTCAGCACCAAGGACAGCGATCAGCGGGGTGCTGGCCGCTCCGCTGCGGTCACCGGAACCCGGAGCAACGCTGAGAGCTGCTGCAGAGCCTGCGTGTGGCTCTTCCAAAGCGTCGTGCACGTTTTTCAGCTGGCACAGGTGTGGAG GTATGTCCATGCCTTATATTTGGGTGTACAAAGCCGCTGGCATGGGGACCGCGAGCACAAACACTTCTACTGGCGTACGATGTTTGAGAAAGCTGACATCAGCATGCTGAGGCTGCTTGAGACCTTCCTGAAGAGCGCACCTCAGCTTGTTCTTCAACTCAGCATTATGGTCCAGACCAGCCAGGTCCTCCCTTTGCAGG GTCTGTCTGCTTCAGCCTCGCTAGTGTCTCTGGGCTGGATGATGGCATCTTATCAGAAGGCATTACGGGACTCTCGTGACGACAAGCTCCCCATGTCATATAAAGCAGTGGTGGTGCACATGCTGTGGCACCTGTTCACAGTGGGAGCCCGCGCCATGGCCTTCGCCCTCTTTGTTTCCATTTTCCAGCTCTACTTCGGCATTTTCATCGTGGCCCACTGGTGCGCAATGACCTTCTGGATCATCCAAGGTGAGACAGACTTCTGCATGTCCAAGTGGGAGGAGATCATCTACAACATGATGGTAGGCATCGTGTACATATTCTGCTGGTTTAGCGTCCGTGAGGGCCCTACGCGGTGCCGTCTGCTGCTTTACAGCCTCATAATCCTGGGAGAAAATGTGGCCCTCACTGCCGTGTGGTATATATACCGCAGCCCACTCACTTCAGACTTTTACGCCGTGGTGGTGGTGTGTGTGGTGGCCTGTAGCTACGCCCTGGgcacattttttatgtttgtctTCTACTGCCTTTTGCACCCTGATGGCCCTGTGTCTGGGGCCTATCTTGGATGTTGTGATGTCCAGATGGGTGCTGTTTCAGATCCTTGTGTCTCGTCGCCCACCTCCGCTCCTCCTCCTCTGGATGTGGTGAGCAGCCCGCCGCGGACTCTGCAGAGGACTAAAGGAGGAGAGTCAGTACCAGGAGGAGATGTTGGAGAAGTGTTTAAAATGCGGACCCTTAAAGCCTCGCGAACCGCTGCGCCTCGCCTCACCCCAAGGACAGAGGGGCCGGTAATTCGCATCGACCTTCCCAGGAAGCAATACCCAGCCTGGGACGCCCACTTCATTGATCGCAGGCTGCGAAAGACCATTTTGGTACTGGAAGCCGCAGCTCCGGTCACACCAAGGATCCAGTACCGCTGTCTAGGCACACCGAAGGAAGTGATGGAATACGAGACGACAGTCTGA